GACCGTGCTGTTCGAGAAGTCAATGCAGATGCAGTGCGCGTTCAGGATGAGCGGGTCGGTGGCGGTCAGCTCAGACAGCCCGACGCGTCTGCCCGAAGCCCTGGTCGCTTTATCAGGCGGCAAGCAGCCAGTGCGGGCGGCTATGCAGATCGAAGCCCAGGGCAGCATCTTCAGTTTTGCCCTCCGGGGCGATGCGATGGCCTTCAGCGGCGTGCAGTTGCCGGCACCTGAGGATGCCAACAGCGTCAGGGCGGTCTTCGAGGATCGTATGAGCAGACTGCGCGATCTGATCGACGCCGGCGACGGGCTCTACGCCGCCTTTCTGAAACGCCGGTTGTCGAGCAAATGGCCACAAACGCTCAGCGCCATGCGGGCGTGGATCGCCTCTTGCCGACATGCGGCCTCGTCGCAGGACATGCAGACAACGGCGATGCTGGGGGCGGTTTCATAAGGCGAGGGGCCAAACCGCAAATCTGCAACATCACAGGAAGCGCCGCTCCCTTGCGGTCGCGGTTCTGAAAGAGGCCCCCCGGCCGGGCTGTCACGGACCCGTCGGGCAGGGCGGGCTCTGCCGGTTGTTGACACCAGATTGATCTGTTTGTGCCGTTGTTACAAGTGTTATCATCATAACCAGGCTGACCGTCGCGGAGGGAGCGCATCGCTCGCAGGACGATCCGGCTTTTTGGGTAGCCTGAGAAGAGGCACGGACCTCGGTGCATCAGTCGCCCAGGAGATTGACGGCATGTCACAAGTGACAGGGCCGGCTTACAAACACGAGGACTACGCCGGTTTCATCCGCCGGACGGCAGCGCTGCTTTTCGACATCATTCTGGTGATCCTGGCGTCCATCTTAATAGGCGGAATCTGCATTTCCATCTCATCGAGTCCATGGACTGAGGAGCAGGAGGATGCGGTTCTCGCCTTCGTGTTCACGATAGCTTTCGTGTTGTACATGCTCGGCTTCCGCCTGTCACTGAAGGGCACACCGGGCTATCGACTCTTCAGAATCCGCTATGCCTATATGCTGGACGGCAAACCAACGGCTTTGGTCCTTCTGTTCCGATCGTTCGTGGCGGTGGTTCTTCTGCTGTTCTTCGCACTCGATCATCTGTGGATTCTGTTTGACGAGCACAAACAGGCATGGCACGACAAGCTGAGCGGGTTCTACGTGGTCAAGAGCAAGGCTCGGCCGTGCGGGAAGCAGCGGGTGACACGGCGAATCATCAATTTCATGATGTTGACGTTCATTGTCTGGGAAGCCGGTCCTGAGACTCATGCCGGGACAGCAGCAGGGGCGACGTGACGGATTGGCAGGTTGAGACGAGGCGCGCTGAACCGCCGGCTTGCATACCGCAATGGCAAGGAATGGAGGATAGCGATGCAACGTTTTCTGGCAATGTGTTTGTTGGGTTGCGGAGCGGCGACGTTCGCGGCGGCGGATACACTGGCGGCGGCGCGAACCGAGAAGAAGCCCGACAT
Above is a window of Phycisphaerae bacterium DNA encoding:
- a CDS encoding RDD family protein; translation: MSQVTGPAYKHEDYAGFIRRTAALLFDIILVILASILIGGICISISSSPWTEEQEDAVLAFVFTIAFVLYMLGFRLSLKGTPGYRLFRIRYAYMLDGKPTALVLLFRSFVAVVLLLFFALDHLWILFDEHKQAWHDKLSGFYVVKSKARPCGKQRVTRRIINFMMLTFIVWEAGPETHAGTAAGAT